A single window of Melospiza georgiana isolate bMelGeo1 chromosome 6, bMelGeo1.pri, whole genome shotgun sequence DNA harbors:
- the POLR2L gene encoding DNA-directed RNA polymerases I, II, and III subunit RPABC5: MIIPVRCFTCGKIVGNKWEAYLGLLQAEYTEGDALDALGLKRYCCRRMLLAHVDLIEKLLNYAPLEK, translated from the exons ATGATCATCCCGGTCAGGTGCTTCACGTGCGGCAAGATAGTGGGGAACAAGTGGGAAGCCTACCTCGGCCTTCTGCAGGCGGAGTACACCGAAGG AGATGCCCTGGATGCCCTTGGCTTGAAGAGATACTGCTGCCGCAGAATGCTCCTCGCCCATGTGGATCTGATTGAGAAGCTTTTGAATTATGCACCCCTGGAGAAATGA